A window of the Streptomyces luomodiensis genome harbors these coding sequences:
- a CDS encoding cysteine desulfurase family protein: protein MVYLDHAATTPMLPEAVQAMTAQLAVTGNASSLHAAGRRARRTVEESRESLAASLGARPSEVVFTAGGTEADNLAVKGLYWSRKDADPTRVRVLASPVEHHAVLDAVDWLAEHEGARVEWLPVDSLGRVHPDALREAIARDPSDVALATVMWANNEIGTIQPVRELAATAAEFGVPLHADAVQAFGQVEVDFAASGLAAMTVSGHKIGGPYGIGALLLGREHTPVPVLHGGGQERSVRSGTLDTPAIAAFAVAGAYAAERREEFAREIGALRDGLITAVRTAVPDAVLGGDPDPAGRLPANAHFSFPGCEGDSLLLLLDAQGIECSTGSACTAGVAQPSHVVLATGSDPDLARGTLRFSLGHTSTKADVEAVAEAIGPAVERARGAGLS from the coding sequence ATGGTTTATCTCGACCACGCCGCCACCACCCCGATGCTCCCGGAGGCGGTGCAGGCGATGACCGCCCAGCTCGCCGTCACGGGCAACGCCTCCTCGCTGCACGCCGCCGGCCGGCGTGCCCGCCGTACCGTCGAGGAGTCGCGTGAATCCCTCGCCGCCTCGCTGGGCGCCCGCCCGAGCGAGGTCGTCTTCACCGCCGGTGGGACCGAGGCCGACAACCTCGCGGTCAAGGGGCTCTACTGGTCCCGCAAGGACGCCGACCCGACCCGCGTCCGGGTGCTCGCCAGCCCCGTCGAGCACCACGCCGTCCTCGACGCCGTCGACTGGCTCGCCGAGCACGAGGGGGCGCGGGTCGAATGGCTGCCGGTCGACTCCCTCGGGCGGGTCCACCCCGACGCGCTGCGCGAGGCGATCGCCCGCGACCCCTCGGACGTCGCCCTCGCCACCGTCATGTGGGCCAACAACGAGATCGGCACCATCCAGCCGGTCCGCGAACTCGCCGCCACCGCGGCAGAATTCGGCGTTCCGCTGCATGCCGACGCGGTCCAGGCGTTCGGCCAGGTCGAGGTCGACTTCGCCGCCTCGGGGCTGGCCGCGATGACCGTCAGCGGCCACAAGATAGGCGGTCCCTACGGCATCGGCGCGCTGCTGCTCGGCCGTGAGCACACCCCCGTGCCCGTACTGCACGGCGGCGGCCAGGAGCGTTCGGTGCGCTCCGGGACCCTCGACACCCCGGCCATCGCCGCCTTCGCGGTCGCCGGTGCGTACGCCGCCGAGCGCCGTGAGGAGTTCGCCCGCGAGATCGGCGCGCTGCGCGACGGGCTGATCACCGCCGTCCGTACGGCCGTCCCCGACGCCGTGCTCGGCGGCGACCCCGACCCGGCGGGCCGGCTCCCGGCCAACGCCCACTTCTCCTTCCCCGGCTGCGAGGGCGATTCGCTGCTTCTGCTGCTGGACGCGCAGGGCATCGAATGCTCGACGGGCTCGGCCTGCACGGCCGGTGTCGCCCAGCCCAGCCATGTGGTCCTGGCCACCGGCAGCGACCCCGACCTGGCCCGTGGCACCCTGCGCTTCTCGCTCGGCCACACCTCGACCAAGGCCGATGTCGAGGCCGTCGCGGAGGCGATCGGCCCGGCGGTGGAGCGGGCGCGCGGCGCGGGGCTGAGCTGA
- a CDS encoding trimeric intracellular cation channel family protein has translation MLIELFTPSVQHALEVAGIFVFAISGALLAVRKNFDVFGMAVLAEVTALGGGVFRDLVIGAVPPIAFTDLGYFLTPLVATAIVFFLHPEVERITAAVGVFDAAGLGLFCVEGTMKAHDFGLGLTSSVTLGMATAVGGGVLRDLLAHEVPSLLRWDRDLYAVPALVGASIAALLLHFHVLTAATSALAAAVAFVARLLAMRFGWRAPRAWNRRSTATEEV, from the coding sequence GTGCTCATCGAACTGTTCACCCCGTCCGTCCAGCACGCCCTCGAAGTCGCCGGGATCTTCGTCTTCGCGATATCCGGCGCGCTGCTCGCCGTGCGCAAGAACTTCGATGTCTTCGGCATGGCGGTGCTCGCGGAGGTCACCGCGCTGGGCGGCGGGGTCTTCCGCGACCTGGTGATCGGCGCGGTGCCGCCCATCGCCTTCACCGACCTCGGCTACTTCCTCACCCCGCTCGTCGCCACCGCCATCGTCTTCTTCCTGCACCCCGAGGTCGAGCGCATCACGGCGGCGGTCGGCGTCTTCGACGCGGCCGGACTGGGGCTGTTCTGCGTCGAGGGCACGATGAAGGCCCATGACTTCGGGCTCGGCCTCACCTCGTCCGTGACCCTCGGCATGGCCACGGCGGTCGGCGGCGGTGTGCTCCGCGACCTGCTCGCCCATGAGGTGCCCTCGCTGCTGCGCTGGGACCGGGACCTGTACGCCGTCCCGGCCCTCGTCGGCGCCTCGATCGCGGCCCTGCTGCTCCACTTCCACGTCCTGACGGCCGCCACCAGCGCGCTCGCGGCCGCCGTGGCGTTCGTGGCCCGGCTGCTGGCGATGCGGTTCGGCTGGCGCGCGCCGAGGGCGTGGAACCGGCGCAGCACGGCGACGGAGGAGGTCTGA
- a CDS encoding ABC transporter ATP-binding protein, translating into MTVPEKATTSPEPLLKVSGLVKHFPIKKGLLQRQAGAVQAVDGLDFDVRPGETLGVVGESGCGKSTMGRLVTRLLEPTSGKIEFEGKDITHLGTAQMRPMRRDVQMIFQDPYSSLNPRHTVGAIVSAPFRLQGVTPEGGVKAEVQRLLALVGLNPEHYNRYPHEFSGGQRQRIGIARALALKPKLVVADEPVSALDVSIQAQVVNLLDDLQEELGLTYVIIAHDLSVIRHVSDRIAVMYLGKIVELADRKDLYERPMHPYTKALLSAVPVPDPRRRAKRERILLKGDVPSPISPPSGCRFHTRCWKATEVCKSQEPPLVALATGHQVACHHPENAPDQAPQEKAGAESARKVTKKTDS; encoded by the coding sequence ATGACGGTCCCGGAGAAGGCGACGACGTCGCCCGAGCCCCTGCTCAAGGTGTCGGGCCTGGTCAAGCACTTCCCCATCAAGAAGGGGCTGCTGCAACGGCAGGCCGGTGCGGTGCAGGCGGTCGACGGGCTCGACTTCGACGTCCGGCCGGGGGAGACCCTGGGCGTGGTGGGCGAGTCGGGCTGCGGCAAGTCCACCATGGGGCGGCTGGTCACCCGGCTGCTCGAACCCACCTCGGGGAAGATCGAGTTCGAGGGCAAGGACATCACCCACCTGGGCACCGCCCAGATGCGGCCGATGCGCCGTGACGTCCAGATGATCTTCCAGGACCCGTACTCCTCGCTGAACCCCCGGCACACCGTCGGCGCGATCGTCAGCGCGCCCTTCCGGCTCCAGGGCGTCACCCCGGAGGGCGGTGTCAAGGCGGAGGTCCAGCGGTTGCTGGCGCTGGTCGGGCTCAACCCCGAGCACTACAACCGCTACCCGCACGAGTTCTCCGGCGGTCAGCGGCAGCGCATCGGCATCGCCCGCGCGCTGGCCCTCAAGCCCAAGCTGGTCGTCGCCGACGAACCGGTCTCGGCGCTGGACGTGTCGATCCAGGCGCAGGTGGTCAACCTGCTGGACGACCTCCAGGAGGAGCTGGGCCTCACCTACGTGATCATCGCGCACGACCTGTCGGTCATCCGGCACGTCTCGGACCGGATCGCGGTGATGTACCTCGGGAAGATCGTCGAGCTGGCGGACCGCAAGGACCTCTACGAGCGGCCCATGCACCCGTACACCAAGGCGCTGCTGTCCGCGGTGCCGGTGCCGGACCCCAGGCGGCGCGCCAAGCGTGAGCGGATCCTGCTCAAGGGCGATGTGCCCTCGCCGATCTCCCCGCCGTCCGGCTGCCGCTTCCACACCCGGTGCTGGAAGGCGACCGAGGTGTGCAAGAGCCAGGAGCCGCCGCTGGTGGCGCTGGCCACCGGCCACCAGGTGGCCTGCCACCACCCGGAAAACGCTCCGGACCAGGCGCCGCAGGAGAAGGCCGGGGCCGAGTCGGCACGGAAGGTGACGAAGAAGACCGACAGCTGA
- a CDS encoding ABC transporter ATP-binding protein codes for MTDMTKSGRPEGGAGDQPATGTAAVGEVAAAGSPAPTAFLEVRDLRVHFPTDDGLVKSVDGLSFRLEKGKTLGIVGESGSGKSVTSLGIMGLHTAGQYGRRKARISGEIWLNGQELLGADPDEVRKLRGREMSMIFQDPLSALHPYYTIGRQIVEAYRVHHQVTKEVARKRAIELLDRVGIPQPDKRVDSYPHEFSGGMRQRAMIAMALVNNPELLIADEPTTALDVTVQAQILDLIRDLQKEFGSAVIIITHDLGVVAELADDLLVMYGGRCVERGPAEKVFYEPQHPYTWGLLGSMPRIDRDQTDRLIPVKGSPPSLINVPSGCAFHPRCPYADVPKDNITRTERPELREAGGGGHFSACHMTQEERTRIWTEEIAPKL; via the coding sequence ATGACCGATATGACCAAGTCCGGACGGCCCGAGGGCGGCGCCGGCGATCAGCCGGCCACCGGGACCGCCGCCGTGGGCGAGGTGGCCGCGGCCGGCTCGCCCGCCCCCACCGCCTTCCTCGAGGTGCGTGACCTGCGCGTGCACTTCCCGACCGACGACGGTCTGGTGAAGTCCGTGGACGGGCTCAGCTTCCGGCTGGAGAAGGGCAAGACCCTCGGCATCGTCGGCGAGTCCGGTTCCGGCAAGTCGGTCACCTCGCTCGGCATCATGGGGCTGCACACCGCCGGGCAGTACGGCCGCCGCAAGGCGCGGATCTCCGGTGAGATCTGGCTGAACGGCCAGGAGCTGCTCGGCGCCGACCCCGACGAGGTGCGCAAGCTGCGCGGCCGCGAGATGTCGATGATCTTCCAGGACCCGCTGTCCGCGCTGCACCCCTACTACACCATCGGCCGTCAGATCGTCGAGGCGTACCGGGTGCACCACCAGGTCACCAAGGAGGTGGCCCGCAAGCGCGCGATCGAGCTGCTGGACCGCGTCGGCATCCCGCAGCCCGACAAGCGCGTGGACAGCTATCCGCACGAGTTCTCCGGCGGGATGCGGCAGCGCGCGATGATCGCGATGGCGCTGGTCAACAACCCCGAGCTGCTGATCGCCGACGAGCCGACCACCGCCCTGGACGTCACCGTGCAGGCGCAGATCCTCGACCTGATCCGCGACCTCCAGAAGGAGTTCGGCTCCGCGGTCATCATCATCACCCATGACCTGGGCGTGGTCGCCGAGCTCGCCGACGACCTGCTGGTGATGTACGGCGGCCGCTGTGTCGAGCGCGGCCCGGCCGAGAAGGTCTTCTACGAGCCCCAGCACCCGTACACCTGGGGGCTGCTGGGCTCGATGCCCCGGATCGACCGCGACCAGACCGATCGGCTCATCCCGGTCAAGGGCTCCCCGCCCAGCCTGATCAACGTACCGTCCGGCTGTGCCTTCCACCCGCGCTGCCCGTACGCCGATGTGCCCAAGGACAACATCACCCGTACCGAGCGGCCGGAGCTGCGGGAGGCCGGCGGTGGCGGGCACTTCTCCGCGTGCCATATGACGCAGGAGGAGCGCACCCGGATCTGGACCGAAGAGATTGCGCCGAAGCTGTGA